One Oryza glaberrima chromosome 11, OglaRS2, whole genome shotgun sequence genomic region harbors:
- the LOC127754719 gene encoding putative serpin-Z8, with amino-acid sequence MDDGEAARRRRAISGALTALAVRLADRLGAASPGRNLAFSPLSVHAALSLAAAGAAGGTLDEILAVLGAASRDDLAAFVGRMDETALADRGVESLGPRVVFASGVWCDAARPFKPAYRAAVAAEYNAEATVVDFKNKAEEARKQINAWARRATGKLIVDVLPPRSVGPETAVVLGNAIYFKGKWDRPFNESDTERKPFYRHGGAAAAADVPYMSSRSYQRVAVHDGFKVLKLRYRSPRLLRDKRKRGGGGGDVGGEFTRYAMAIFLPDARDGLRGLVERMASRPGFLHEHMPPAWPVPVGEFRVPKFKVSCGGSVVGALQQLGLRLPFSPELADLSDMVEDDGSGSPLFVGDVQHKAVIEVNEEGTVAAAATMTRMLPSGVLPPPVDFVADHPFAYFIVEEMSSAVVFAGHIVDPSME; translated from the exons ATGGatgacggcgaggcggcgcgacgccgtCGGGCCATCTCCGGCGCCCTGACGGCGCTGGCCGTCCgcctcgccgaccgcctcggCGCCGCGAGCCCCGGCCGCAACCTGGCCTTCTCGCCGCTCTCCGTCCACGCGGCACTCTCcctcgcggccgccggcgcggccggcggcaccCTCGACGAGATCCTCGCCGTGCTCGGCGCCGCGTCGCGCGACGACCTGGCGGCGTTCGTCGGCCGCATGGACGAGACGGCGCTCGCCGACAGGGGGGTGGAGTCCCTCGGGCCGCGCGTCGTGTTCGCGTCCGGCGTCTGGTGCGACGCCGCGCGCCCGTTCAAGCCCGCctaccgcgccgccgtcgccgccgagtaCAACGCCGAGGCCACCGTCGTCGACTTCAAGAACAAG GCAGAGGAAGCGAGGAAGCAGATCAacgcgtgggcgcggcgggcgacggggaAGCTCATCGTCGACGTCCTACCGCCGAGATCCGTCGGCCCGGAGACCGCCGTCGTGCTCGGCAACGCCATTTACTTCAAGGGCAAGTGGGATCGTCCCTTCAATGAGAGCGACACGGAGAGGAAGCCGTTCtaccgccacggcggcgccgccgccgccgccgacgtgccgTACATGTCTAGCCGTTCCTACCAGCGCGTCGCCGTGCACGACGGGTTCAAGGTGCTCAAGCTCCGCTACCGATCGCCGCGACTCCTCCGCGACAAGCgcaagcgcggcggcggcggcggcgacgtcggcggcgagttCACGCGGTACGCCATGGCCATCTTCCTCCCCGACGCGCGCGACGGGCTGCGCGGCCTCGTGGAGAGGATGGCGTCGCGGCCGGGGTTCCTGCACGAGCACATGCCGCCGGCGTGGCCGGTGCCCGTCGGCGAGTTCCGGGTGCCCAAGTTCAAGGTGTCatgcggcggcagcgtcgtcggCGCCCTCCAGCAGCTGGGCCTCCGGCTGCCGTtctcgccggagctcgccgaccTGTCCGACATGGTGGAGGACGACGGCTCCGGCTCGCCGTTGTTCGTCGGCGACGTCCAGCACAAGGCGGTGATCGAGGTGAACGAGGAAGGAACAgtggctgccgccgccaccatgacAAGGATGCTTCCTTCCGgtgtgctgccgccgccggtggactTCGTCGCCGACCATCCGTTCGCCTACTTCATAGTGGAGGAGATGTCAAGTGCGGTCGTCTTCGCCGGACACATCGTCGACCCGTCGATGGAATGA
- the LOC127755004 gene encoding disease resistance protein RPM1-like, whose protein sequence is MAEAALLALSKIGSYAAIEAAMVAKSKISNLMELSATVQRIRRQFLMMNFFIRKMGASYLSDELLKGWIAEVRMLAYRVEDVLDSFFYHSIQFKKDKFLNKIVKGSHYAVVFNAIADELVQIEKDIEHVSKLKDMWVYPVSQLIPTQVTISEHRFPQYSFPRLMKDEDLVGMENNRQHLKQLFSHGISALRVISVWGMGGMGKTTLVLNVYEQHKEKFDINVWLTVSQAFSVEALLRKLLREIRRRCELTTPGDGDSVNKEQQASDETDKLEVSQLKELKDELKKALMQKRFMVVLDDVWDRQVFDMMHDVFEDFRNGSRVVITTRRGDVAALAHEGCQLKLNPLELNDALLLFSKKAFPNSNDLECPLKLKDLATDIAKKSNDSSLTECLLELNGLATDIAEKCNCLPLANSPAQVQELVAYIVKNCQDLLQIENNPSGLQKLATDILKKCELLPLVKCSAELQKLAIEIVKKCGGLPLAIASVGSLLSARMQIECVWKQIHDQLPCELEKDDQVRGVLTLSYYDLPGELRNCFLYCSMFPEDYLLSREVLVRQWIAEGFVEKKGDSTLEEVAEGYLMELVHRNMLQLVDNDELGRVSTCSMHDILRELALSISKAELFGTANNFSEMAQMNTNVRRLSACRWTHTEHDLSKIKFPHLRTVIALESSMDFVPILSESKHLTVLELQESGINQVPASIGDLFNLRYIGLRNTAVKSLPDSIEKLVNLQTLDAKSTKIEKLPSGIVKLYKLRHLLIDRLSDGTRTEFRYFEGVEAPKGLSRLEELQTLETVEASKDLGEHLEKMIQLRNLWIGNIKAVHCAQLLASLSKMPLLYSLLLCASDEEEKLNIEKLVPTSTMLQKLIIRGCTSESTLECPVFQDHGRRLKYLALSRCHLGHDALERLEKCVPNLTYLSLNKVHTNGAHTLVLPAKSFPLLKTLVLRNMSNVNLLKIGADALKCIEGLYIVSLSNLKSVPEGIESLSSLKKLTLLGLHNDFKAEWNKKRMHEKMKHVTELRV, encoded by the coding sequence ATGGCGGAAGCTGCACTACTTGCTCTTTCAAAGATTGGTTCCTATGCAGCAATTGAAGCGGCCATGGTTGCTAAATCCAAAATTTCTAATCTAATGGAGCTCTCAGCTACTGTGCAACGGATACGGAGGCAATTTTTGATGATGAACTTCTTTATACGGAAAATGGGTGCCTCTTACCTCAGCGATGAGCTCCTGAAGGGATGGATCGCAGAGGTGCGAATGCTGGCGTACCGTGTTGAGGATGTATTGGACAGCTTTTTCTACCATTCTATTCAATTCAAGAAAGATAAGTTCCTGAATAAGATTGTTAAGGGATCGCACTATGCTGTTGTTTTTAATGCAATTGCTGATGAGTTGGTTCAGATAGAGAAGGATATTGAGCATGTTTCAAAGTTGAAGGACATGTGGGTTTACCCTGTCAGTCAGCTTATTCCTACTCAAGTCACCATCTCTGAACACCGATTTCCTCAGTACAGTTTTCCCCGACTAATGAAAGATGAGGATCTTGTGGGGATGGAGAATAACAGACAACACTTAAAGCAATTATTCAGTCATGGAATTTCAGCTCTCAGGGTGATATCCGTGTGGGGTATGGGTGGCATGGGGAAGACCACATTGGTCCTTAATGTATATGAGCAACATAAGGAGAAATTTGACATTAATGTGTGGCTTACTGTGTCTCAAGCATTTTCTGTGGAGGCTTTGCTGAGGAAGCTATTACGGGAGATAAGGCGTAGATGTGAGCTCACAACACCAGGTGATGGTGATAGCGTCAACAAGGAGCAGCAGGCTTCAGATGAGACTGACAAACTGGAGGTTTCACAATTGAAAGAACTGAAGGATGAGTTAAAGAAAGCATTAATGCAAAAGAGATTTATGGTTGTACTTGATGATGTATGGGACCGTCAAGTATTTGACATGATGCATGATGTGTTTGAGGATTTTAGGAATGGAAGTCGCGTTGTGATCACGACAAGGAGAGGGGATGTGGCTGCTCTTGCTCACGAGGGTTGCCAGCTCAAACTTAATCCGTTAGAATTGAACGATGCCCTCCTCTTGTTCAGTAAAAAGGCATTTCCTAATAGCAATGACCTTGAGTGCCCCTTAAAGCTCAAGGACCTAGCCACAGACATTGCTAAGAAAAGCAATGACTCATCACTGACAGAGTGCCTATTGGAGCTAAATGGGCTAGCTACTGATATTGCAGAGAAATGCAACTGTTTGCCTTTGGCAAATAGCCCAGCACAGGTTCAAGAGCTAGTTGCTTATATTGTAAAGAACTGCCAGGACTTATTACAGATAGAAAATAATCCATCTGGGCTTCAGAAGCTTGCTActgatattttaaagaaatGTGAGCTCTTGCCATTGGTGAAATGCTCAGCAGAGTTGCAGAAGCTCGCCATTGAGATTGTAAAGAAATGTGGGGGCTTGCCGCTTGCAATTGCTTCAGTAGGCAGCTTGCTGTCTGCAAGGATGCAAATAGAGTGTGTGTGGAAGCAGATTCATGATCAGCTTCCATGTGAGCTGGAGAAGGATGATCAGGTCCGAGGAGTTCTAACTCTGAGCTACTATGACTTGCCTGGAGAGCTCAGAAATTGCTTTCTGTACTGCAGCATGTTCCCAGAAGATTACCTCTTGTCAAGGGAGGTTCTTGTGAGACAGTGGATTGCGGAAggttttgtggaaaagaaagggGACAGCACTCTGGAGGAGGTGGCAGAGGGATATCTCATGGAGCTGGTTCATCGAAACATGCTTCAACTCGTGGATAATGATGAGCTTGGCAGGGTTAGTACATGCAGCATGCATGACATTCTGAGAGAGCTGGCTCTTTCTATCTCCAAAGCAGAGTTGTTTGGCACCGCAAACAATTTTAGTGAGATGGCACAGATGAACACAAATGTGCGTCGCCTGTCAGCATGTCGATGGACACACACAGAACATGATTTATCAAAGATAAAATTCCCACATCTTCGAACCGTAATTGCACTCGAGTCAAGTATGGATTTTGTACCAATATTATCTGAATCTAAGCACCTTACTGTCCTTGAGCTGCAAGAGTCAGGAATCAACCAAGTCCCAGCATCGATAGGGGATCTTTTTAACTTACGGTACATTGGCCTAAGGAACACAGCAGTAAAATCTCTACCGGACTCTATAGAGAAGCTCGTGAATCTTCAAACTCTTGATGCTAAGTCAACCAAGATAGAAAAATTACCTAGTGGGATAGTGAAGCTCTATAAGTTAAGACACTTGCTGATTGACAGATTAAGTGATGGTACAAGAACGGAATTCCGGTATTTCGAAGGAGTGGAAGCACCAAAAGGGTTATCGAGGTTGGAAGAACTGCAGACACTTGAGACTGTAGAAGCTAGCAAGGACTTGGGGGAACATCTTGAAAAAATGATCCAATTAAGAAATCTCTGGATCGGCAATATAAAAGCTGTGCACTGTGCACAGCTGCTTGCTTCATTGTCTAAGATGCCGCTTCTTTATAGCTTGCTTCTTTGTGCAAGTGATGAGGAGGAGAAACTTAACATCGAAAAACTCGTACCGACATCCACAATGCTCCAAAAGCTAATTATCAGAGGATGCACCAGTGAGAGCACACTTGAGTGCCCGGTGTTTCAGGACCATGGACGACGCCTGAAGTATCTAGCTCTAAGCCGGTGTCACCTTGGGCATGATGCATTGGAGAGACTCGAAAAGTGTGTGCCGAACCTGACATATTTGAGTCTTAACAAGGTGCATACCAATGGTGCACACACTTTGGTTCTTCCTGCAAAGTCGTTTCCGCTGCTGAAGACACTCGTCTTGAGGAACATGTCCAATGTCAATCTTCTGAAAATTGGAGCTGACGCCCTTAAATGTATCGAAGGTTTATACATTGTGTCATTGTCAAATCTAAAGAGCGTCCCTGAAGGCATTGAATCCCTTAGCTCCCTTAAGAAACTCACCCTTCTAGGCTTGCACAATGACTTCAAAGCTGAGTGGAACAAGAAACGAATGCACGAGAAGATGAAACATGTCACTGAGCTTCGTGTGTAG
- the LOC127755011 gene encoding putative cysteine-rich receptor-like protein kinase 12, whose translation MEIPTPELPSQFLKEITNEFCDERKVGEGAFGIVYKGMLKDGTEIAVKKLRETSPIHDNQFKNEVGSLMKVNHRNIVKLIGYCYEIQKKVVEHNGKYILTEAVEKLLCYEYISNGSLDKHLFVSNTINPNVICFNIIKGVCEGLHFLHKGSERPIIHLDIKPSNILLDDNMVPKIADFGLSRLLGEEQTRVCTQNVILYRGYMAPEYLYRGEISTQSDIYSLGLLIIEITTGEKNFPNREDIIAKNFIENVRRNWTNMVHISLKYPSLDTNCLQQVKTCIEIGLSCVQTNRKDRPSIGEIVNMLS comes from the exons ATGGAAATACCGACACCTGAGCTACCATCACAATTTCTGAAGGAAATCACTAATGAGTTCTGTGATGAGCGAAAAGTTGGTGAAGGTGCATTTGGAATAGTGTATAAG GGAATGCTTAAAGATGGGACAGAAATTGCTGTGAAGAAGCTTCGGGAAACATCACCGATTCATGACAATCAATTTAAAAATGAGGTTGGGAGTCTTATGAAGGTCAACCACAGAAATATAGTCAAGTTAATTGGCTACTGTTATGAAATACAAAAGAAGGTGGTGGAGCATAATGGAAAATATATTCTTACAGAGGCAGTAGAAAAACTGCtgtgctatgaatatatatctAACGGAAGCCTTGACAAACACCTTTTCG TAAGTAATACGATTAATCCTAATGTTATTTGCTTCAATATAATTAAGGGGGTTTGTGAGGGTTTGCATTTCCTACACAAAGGATCAGAAAGACCTATTATTCATTTGGATATTAAACCTAGCAACATACTATTGGATGACAACATGGTGCCAAAAATTGCTGATTTTGGTCTATCAAGGCTCTTGGGTGAAGAACAAACCAGAGTTTGCACACAAAATG TGATATTATACAGAGGATACATGGCACCGGAATATTTATATCGAGGTGAAATCTCCACTCAATCAGATATATACAGTTTAGGTCTTCTAATTATCGAGATCACAACAGGGGAGAAAAACTTCCCCAATAGAGAGGACATCATTGCTAAGAACTTCATTGAGAAT GTACGCCGAAATTGGACCAATATGGTGCATATATCACTGAAGTACCCATCGTTAGACACAAATTGCCTCCAGCAGGTAAAGACATGCATTGAAATTGGACTGAGCTGTGTTCAGACCAACCGGAAGGACAGGCCTTCTATAGGGGAAATTGTCAATATGCTCAGTTGA
- the LOC127755005 gene encoding disease resistance protein RGA4: MEAALLSGFIKAILPRLISLVNDKLNLQKGVKGDIDFLIKELRMIVGAIDDDLSLDHPAAAAVQTLCMEDLRELAHGIEDCIDGVLYRAAREQRRSSSLLPRTVRATKKLLQTNQHLAQELQRLKRMVEEANQRKQRYTAAAPGQHGQVYSSAAAQVDEPWPSCSSASDPRIHEADLVGVDADRAELLEQLAERQPEQLKVIAIVGFCGLGKTALAAEAYNRETRGGRFERHAWVCAAHRSGREVLGELLRRIDAACHGDSDAGQLCVDIRQQLEKKRYFIVIDDIQTEDQWKSIKSAFPTDKDIGSRIVVTTTIQSVANACCSANGYLHKMSRLDKNCSKQLLSKKACPERYSHYKQPDSAAILKKCDGQPLALVTIGEFLQANGWPTGPNCEDLCNRLHYHLENDKTLERMRRVLVRNYTSLPGHALKACLLYFGMFPSDHPIRRKSLLRRWLAEGFVEPVSSSSNLDSTAAFDVLMDRNIIEPINVSNNDKVKTCQTYGMMREFISHMSISQNFVTFFCDDKFLPKYVRRLSLHGDTVVNGDNFNGIDLSLVRSLAVFGEAGTTVLDFSKYQLLRVLDLEKCDDLNDDHLKEICNLVLLKYLSLGGNISKLPKDIAKLKDLEALDVRRSKVKIMPVEVFGLPCLIHLLGKFKLSDKVKQKTEVQEFLLKGKSNLQTLAGFASNGSEGFLHLMRYMNKLRKLKIWCTSSAGSTDWTDLREAIQQFILDEKEANIGTRSLSLHFTGCSEDAINSLKEPCYLSSLKLHGNFPQLPQFVTSLRGLKELCLSSTKFTTGLLEALSNLSYLQYLKLVADELEKFIIKVQGFPRLLRLCIVLQCPTFPVIEEGALPFLVTLQLLCKDLHGLSDIQIECFKHLQEVTLHSGVTPATRQEWVKAAKEHPNRPKVLLLKSVDTAESEHTDVDSVMEAVKSETTEYSIAPEGPEQVIDMNNKMQLDHGLESSSVLNKQNNFADQSSSKDQLHYSFNNMGLSDVSPAVSELPNGMVPSCT; encoded by the exons ATGGAGGCCGCGCTTCTGAGCGGATTCATCAAGGCCATCCTGCCGAGGCTCATCTCCCTCGTCAACGACAAGCTCAATCTGCAGAAGGGCGTCAAGGGCGACATCGATTTCCTCATCAAGGAGCTCCGCATGATCGTCGGCGCCATCGACGACGACCTCTCCCTcgaccaccccgccgccgccgccgtacagaCGCTATGCATGGAGGACCTCCGCGAGCTCGCCCACGGCATCGAGGACTGCATCGACGGCGTCCTGTACCGCGCCGCCAGGGAGCAGCGGCGCTCTTCGTCGCTTCTCCCCCGCACGGTCCGGGCAACCAAGAAGTTGCTACAGACAAACCAGCATCTGGCCCAGGAGTTGCAGCGGCTGAAGAggatggtggaggaggcgaaCCAGCGGAAGCAGAggtacacggcggcggcgcccggtcAACACGGTCAGGTCTACTCGTCGGCTGCGGCGCAGGTGGATGAGCCGTGGCCGTCGTGCTCATCTGCCTCAGATCCGCGCATCCACGAGGCGGACCTGGTCGGCGTCGACGCGGACCGGGCGGAGCTCCTTGAGCAGCTGGCGGAGCGGCAGCCGGAGCAGCTCAAGGTGATCGCCATCGTCGGGTTCTGCGGGCTGGGGAAGACCGCCCTCGCCGCGGAGGCGTACAACCGAGAGACCCGCGGCGGGAGATTCGAGAGGCACGCGTGGGTTTGCGCCGCGCACCGGAGTGGACGGGAGGTGCTCGGCGAATTGCTCCGCAGGATTGACGCCGCTTGCCATGGGGACTCCGATGCTGGCCAGCTGTGTGTAGATATCAGACAacagttggagaagaagag GTACTTCATTGTTATCGATGACATTCAAACAGAAGATCAGTGGAAAAGCATCAAATCGGCTTTTCCGACTGATAAGGATATTGGCAGCAGAATAGTGGTCACGACGACCATCCAGTCAGTAGCTAATGCCTGCTGTTCTGCGAATGGGTATTTGCACAAAATGAGCAGGCTTGATAAGAACTGCTCAAAGCAATTGTTGTCCAAGAAAGCTTGCCCAGAGAGGTATTCACATTACAAGCAGCCAGATTCAGCAGCAATTTTGAAGAAATGTGATGGCCAGCCACTTGCTCTTGTTACCATAGGTGAATTCCTGCAAGCTAATGGCTGGCCAACGGGGCCTAACTGTGAAGATCTCTGCAATCGGCTACATTATCACCTAGAGAATGATAAAACACTTGAAAGGATGCGGCGAGTGCTGGTCCGCAACTACACTAGTCTACCTGGCCATGCTCTCAAGGCCTGCTTACTATATTTTGGTATGTTCCCATCTGATCATCCAATCAGGAGGAAAAGTCTGTTGAGGCGATGGCTGGCCGAGGGATTTGTAGAACCAGTGTCTTCATCTAGTAACCTAGATTCCACGGCTGCTTTCGATGTGCTAATGGACCGGAACATTATTGAGCCCATCAATGTAAGCAATAATGATAAAGTCAAGACATGCCAAACGTACGGTATGATGCGTGAATTCATATCGCATATGTCAATCTCTCAGAACTTTGTCACCTTTTTCTGTGATGACAAGTTCCTGCCCAAATATGTTCGTCGGCTTTCTCTCCATGGTGACACTGTTGTGAATGGCGATAACTTCAACGGTATTGATTTATCACTTGTACGGTCTCTGGCAGTCTTTGGGGAGGCAGGTACAACTGTATTAGACTTCAGCAAGTATCAATTGCTGCGAGTTTTAGATCTTGAAAAATGTGATGATTTGAACGATGATCATCTCAAAGAAATATGCAATCTGGTGCTTCTGAAATATCTGAGCCTTGGGGGTAATATCTCCAAACTTCCAAAGGATATTGCCAAATTGAAAGATTTGGAGGCACTCGATGTAAGGAGATCGAAAGTAAAGATAATGCCGGTAGAAGTCTTCGGGTTGCCATGCCTAATTCATCTGCTTGGAAAATTTAAGCTCTCAGATAAAGTCAAGCAGAAGACTGAAGTGCAAGAGTTTCTCTTGAAAGGAAAAAGCAACTTGCAGACGCTAGCAGGATTTGCTAGCAACGGAAGCGAAGGGTTTCTGCATCTTATGAGGTACATGAATAAGTTGAGAAAGTTGAAGATTTGGTGTACGTCGTCTGCAGGTAGCACCGATTGGACTGATCTTAGGGAGGCCATTCAACAGTTCATTCTGGATGAAAAGGAAGCAAATATTGGTACCCGTTCTTTATCGCTTCATTTCACTGGATGCTCTGAAGATGCGATAAATTCCTTAAAAGAACCCTGCTACCTCAGCTCGTTGAAATTACATGGCAACTTCCCCCAATTGCCTCAGTTTGTTACATCACTTCGTGGTCTCAAGGAGCTTTGCCTTtcatcaactaaatttacaacaGGCCTTCTTGAAGCCTTGAGTAATTTGAGCTACTTGCAGTATCTCAAACTGGTTGCCGATGAACTTGAGAAGTTCATCATAAAAGTTCAGGGGTTCCCCAGGCTGCTACGCCTTTGTATTGTGCTACAATGTCCAACATTCCCAGTAATTGAAGAAGGAGCTCTGCCATTTCTTGTCACACTTCAGCTGCTATGCAAAGATCTACATGGCCTTTCTGACATCCAAATTGAATGTTTTAAACATCTTCAGGAGGTAACTCTTCATTCTGGAGTCACTCCAGCTACAAGACAGGAATGGGTAAAGGCTGCTAAGGAGCATCCGAATAGGCCAAAAGTATTGCTTCTCAAATCTGTTGATACAGCAGAAAGTGAACATACAGACGTTGATAGTGTAATGGAGGCAGTCAAAAGTGAGACTACAGAATATTCTATTGCACCAGAGGGACCAGAACAAGTGATTGACATGAACAACAAAATGCAACTTGACCATGGATTGGAATCCTCTTCTGTGCTgaacaaacaaaacaattttgCAGACCAATCAAGCTCAAAAGATCAACTGCATTATTCTTTCAACAATATGGGGCTTTCAGATGTCTCTCCTGCTGTGAGTGAGCTGCCGAATGGCATGGTGCCTTCTTGTACATGA